Proteins from a single region of Punica granatum isolate Tunisia-2019 chromosome 8, ASM765513v2, whole genome shotgun sequence:
- the LOC116187736 gene encoding TMV resistance protein N-like isoform X1 has product MERSGGMDPKELLLDYLLKNLPQDGSRVSEDYVEDSSVSRNDMMSESSYRTNVLVADTEIGTVTTDPYRRPFISSRGCSWFSRDSDVLTEILRRRDIYVSDRFLGRHVPAAVTATSQGSFSDEIWLVGFRMGSHHCIVVQVQLHPTDIHFELYCFKGYMEEARQSHTKHTELQIELSRSCSLYDVKEMESPVPLAPSEGDLNQLMKALFKNKKVAVIVHDSEQIWEMRLLVGRSSRPVLVIIEDGIISSVNSSSLYRPTTSSSVSSSCRYWPISLSSVSSSSQYRPTTFSSVPSGSQYWPTLFSSIYPSGAYLPTAFSSVSSSSQHRPTTFSSVSLSGRYWPTSSLSVSLSSQSRPTALSVSSSSADWPTALYVSSSSAERPTVVSSVSSSSPYQLPQEQAVHQDTINQVAEETSLFGKTSSLVGGLWDKARAKFGTIGRYAANIKPHLLRGESELSREPPEELSFLEDQITITMNDEATPTEDVKIDSEASATEYEVMLSCNGCGEIIDCLQRNMIKAGISVFIDDKKLHEFGAIGHDLPATPSNFKIYIPIFSKGYASSAWCLSELKHMVDLRARSNSRLEILPIFYDVKPADVGLKTELYTAALKEHKRNLAYESVQPWEGALKEVAGIKGWELRHKDYTKLCRLIVGGVLNKLKVKHKGPYLVGVQDQVESIKNLIDIESRGVSFVAIHGMSGIGKTTLAKVVFDQMSSHFDGSSFLLDVRESSKHEGLKYLQDQLFRDILKKSSGTKKIRERFRKMKVLIVLDDVDEREQIKQLAGKSSWYGSGSRVIVTTRNINVMAVKQDEFDKVLAFEVSAMNQDKALQLFCMHAFGSDAPPYDYYSLSKQIVDHIGGLPLALEILGSSLNRKCQELWGGMLKKLEKIPYHGIQDKLMLSYEALDSETRQIFLDIAMFFDGIEKASPVYMWDACDFFPEMQLEILGFMCLLKTIDRDKFWMHKLVRDLGRELVRRNDSRLWMHLEVLDLLKTEEGEENMEARGICYDQSLWDCTSTNELKSENSLTFLELHGGTFKGEFKRSLSNLKWLSWHSCPLDLKVANLHLNDLVVLDLSRSSISHEWEGWNLIEMAKKLKVLNLTSCKNLIKTPDFSNLMSLERLILEDCEALAEIDASIGKVQCLKYLNIRGCNSLTNLPEELCNQIHLEKIVMRGDGQLFELPAGIGLLTSLSTLEVVNVKFLEGTRPTEVLKQFESLSNLSDCLGLKELPDSLGDLESLQELDLSKVKVAELPNSIGNLRKLKVIKMESSSISMLPSSIGGLENLEELYAGYCNNLRGPITAKIGRLTSLRILDLSFTSISSLPHTINELFCLEKLHLESCDDLEELPELPKSLISLRVKSQKLQKFPSLSELKCLVHLQLFLDVGKHWDQLSDFHVDWSSELSKLETLELCIPSITASLEEFRLMSNLSRLCLSHVELDNVVPHLRNLEKLSYLDVVNCSIRNDGLGGPQVAEFKSLEHLSAHKCNFVNMNVLLSKKVRMLSIKDCHLLNGLLDLSELRNLLVLELTNCEEVSEVRGLGEIESLEDAVIHNCDLLQTLGDLSKLQRLEVLQVHSCDNLKTIEGLHQIKSLKFVEIYDCRSLGNLHDKSKSKKRKHKRQIKT; this is encoded by the exons ATGGAACGCTCTGGTGGAATGGATCCCAAGGAACTCTTGCTGGATTACCTTCTCAAAAATCTCCCGCAAGATGGATCCCGTGTTTCTGAGGACTATGTTGAAGATTCCTCGGTTTCAAGGAATGACATGATGTCAGAATCTTCATACAGAACAAATGTGCTGGTTGCAGACACCGAGATTGGTACAGTTACGACTGATCCCTACAGGAG GCCATTTATCAGTTCTCGCGGTTGTTCCTGGTTTTCTAGAGATTCAGATGTTTTGACTGAGATACTACGAAGACGCGATATATATGTGAGCGACCGATTCTTGGGGAGGCATGTTCCAGCAGCAGTAACTGCTACATCACAAGGCTCTTTTTCTGATGAAATATGGTTGGTTGGCTTCAGGATGGGATCTCATCATTGCATTGTGGTCCAAGTTCAGTTGCATCCTACTGACATTCACTTTGAATTATATTGTTTCAAAGGATATATGGAAGAAGCGCGCCAATCTCATACCAAGCATACCGAGCTACAAATAGAGCTATCACGCAGTTGTTCACTTTATGATGTTAAAGAAATGGAAAGTCCAGTTCCATTGGCACCTTCGGAAGGCGATCTTAACCAGCTGATGAAAGCATTGTTTAAGAACAAGAAGGTTGCAGTTATTGTCCATGATTCCGAGCAAATTTGGGAAATGAGGCTACTAGTAGGCAGGAGCTCCAGACCTGTCCTTGTTATAATAGAAGACGGAATAATTTCATCAGTCAACTCAAGCAGCCTATACCGGCCTACCACGTCTTCGTCTGTCTCCTCAAGCTGCCGATACTGGCCCATCTCGTTGTCGTCAGTCTCCTCAAGCAGCCAATACCGGCCAACCACGTTTTCATCTGTCCCCTCGGGCAGTCAATACTGGCCGACCTTGTTTTCGTCAATCTACCCAAGCGGCGCATACCTGCCTACCGCATTTTCGTCAGTCTCCTCGAGCAGTCAACACCGGCCTACCACGTTTTCATCTGTCTCTTTGAGTGGCCGATACTGGCCTACCTCATCTTTGTCAGTCTCCTTGAGCAGCCAATCCCGGCCTACTGCTTTATCTGTCTCCTCAAGCAGCGCAGACTGGCCTACTGCTTTATATGTCTCCTCAAGCAGCGCAGAGCGGCCTACCGTGGTTTCATCAGTCTCCTCAAGCAGCCCATACCAGCTTCCTCAGGAGCAGGCGGTGCATCAGGATACCATCAATCAAGTTGCAGAAGAG ACAAGTCTCTTCGGCAAGACAAGCTCACTAGTAGGAGGACTTTGGGACAAGGCGAGAGCAAAATTTGGCACAATTGGCCGATATGCTGCAAATATAAAGCCCCATCTTTTGAGAGGAGAATCTGAACTTTCTAGGGAGCCGCCTGAAGAACTCAGTTTTCTGGAAGATCAAATAACGATAACCATGAACG ATGAAGCTACTCCTACGGAAGATGTAAAGATAGATTCAGAAGCATCAGCAACTGAATATGAAGTAATGctaagctgcaatggttgtGGCGAAATTATTGATTGCCTTCAACGAAATATGATCAAGGCTGGAATCAGTGTGTTCATTGATGACAAGAAGCTCCATGAATTTGGAGCGATAGGACATGACCTTCCAGCAACTCCTAGCAACTTCAAAATCTATATACCTATCTTCTCCAAAGGCTATGCTTCTAGTGCATGGTGCCTCTCTGAACTTAAACATATGGTTGATTTAAGGGCAAGATCCAATAGTAGACTGGAGATCCTACCCATCTTCTATGACGTAAAGCCTGCTGATGTTGGGCTCAAGACAGAATTGTACACTGCTGCTCTAAAGGAACACAAGAGGAACTTAGCTTATGAGTCAGTCCAGCCGTGGGAGGGAGCTCTTAAAGAGGTTGCTGGAATCAAAGGATGGGAACTAAGACATAAAGA TTATACCAAATTATGTAGACTGATTGTTGGAGGAGTTCTTAACAAGCTGAAGGTAAAACATAAGGGTCCATATCTAGTTGGAGTGCAAGATCAAGTGGAGAGCATCAAGAATTTGATAGACATTGAGTCTAGAGGCGTATCCTTTGTTGCTATCCACGGAATGAGCGGGATTGGCAAGACTACTCTTGCAAAGGTTGTCTTCGACCAAATGTCTAGTCATTTTGATGGATCAAGCTTTCTATTGGATGTTCGAGAATCATCAAAACATGAAGGCCTCAAGTATTTGCAAGACCAGCTATTCAGGGACATTCTTAAGAAAAGTAGTGGGACTAAGAAAATTAGAGAGAGATTTCGTAAGATGAAAGTTCTCATAGTCCTTGATGATGTTGATGAGAGGGAGCAAATAAAGCAATTAGCTGGAAAGTCTAGCTGGTATGGATCTGGAAGTAGGGTCATTGTTACAACTAGAAACATAAATGTCATGGCAGTTAAGCAGGACGAATTTGATAAAGTTCTAGCTTTCGAAGTGTCAGCAATGAATCAAGATAAAGCTCTTCAACTGTTTTGCATGCATGCCTTTGGAAGCGACGCTCCTCCATATGACTACTATAGTCTTTCAAAGCAGATTGTTGATCATATCGGTGGACTTCCTTTAGCATTGGAGATCTTGGGCTCATCTCTCAATCGCAAATGTCAAGAATTATGGGGAGGTATGCTGAAGAAGTTGGAGAAAATACCTTATCATGGTATCCAAGACAAATTGATGCTAAGCTATGAAGCTCTGGACAGTGAGACCAGACAAATATTTCTCGATATTGCAATGTTTTTTGATGGCATAGAGAAAGCTAGCCCAGTTTACATGTGGGATGCTTGTGATTTCTTTCCAGAGATGCAACTTGAAATCCTTGGCTTCATGTGTTTGTTAAAAACTATAGACAGGGATAAGTTTTGGATGCATAAGCTTGTCAGAGATCTTGGAAGGGAACTTGTTCGCCGAAATGACAGTAGGTTGTGGATGCACCTGGAAGTCCTAGACTTGTTGAAGACAGAAGAG GGTGAAGAGAATATGGAAGCTCGTGGTATATGCTATGATCAATCTCTGTGGGACTGCACCTCTACCaatgaattgaaaagtgaGAATAGTTTGACGTTCCTCGAATTGCATGGAGGGACCTTCAAAGGAGAATTCAAGCGCTCTCTTTCAAACTTGAAATGGCTTTCTTGGCATTCCTGCCCTCTGGACCTAAAGGTAGCAAACTTACATTTAAACGACTTAGTGGTTCTCGACCTCTCAAGGAGTTCCATTAGCCATGAGTGGGAAGGATGGAACCTAATTgag ATGgcaaaaaagttgaaagttcTGAATCTGACAAGTTGCAAAAACTTGATCAAAACCCCTGATTTCTCAAACCTCATGTCTCTGGAGAGACTCATCCTGGAAGATTGCGAAGCACTGGCTGAAATTGACGCCTCCATTGGAAAGGTACAATGTCTCAAGTACTTGAATATCAGGGGATGCAATTCTCTGACAAATTTGCCAGAAGAACTATGTAATCAGATACATCTGGAAAAGATTGTCATGAGAGGGGATGGTCAGCTTTTCGAGTTGCCTGCAGGAATTGGACTTCTAACGTCCTTGTCTACTCTGGAAGTGGTCAATGTTAAATTCCTAGAGGGTACAAGGCCAACTGAAGTGTTAAAGCAATTTGAGTCTCTTTCTAATTTAAGTGATTGTCTTGGACTCAAGGAACTCCCTGACTCACTTGGAGATCTAGAGTCACTGCAAGAGTTGGATCTGTCAAAGGTGAAAGTTGCAGAATTGCCAAACTCCATTGGAAACTTGAGGAAGTTAAAAGTGATAAAGATGGAATCTAGTTCGATAAGTATGTTACCCAGCTCCATCGGAGGATTGGAGAATCTTGAAGAATTATATGCTGGATACTGCAATAACTTGCGTGGACCAATCACTGCTAAAATTGGGAGATTGACCTCCTTGCGAATTCTAGATCTGTCGTTTACGAGTATCAGTTCATTGCCACATACAATTAATGAGCTGTTCTGTTTGGAAAAACTTCATTTAGAATCCTGCGATGATCTTGAAGAGTTGCCAGAGCTTCCCAAAAGTCTGATTAGTTTGCGTGTCAAATCTCAGAAGCTACAGAAATTCCCGAGTCTTTCAGAGTTGAAATGTCTTGTCCATCTGCAATTGTTTCTTGATGTTGGGAAGCATTGGGACCAACTATCAGATTTCCACGTCGATTGGAGCTCAGAGCTGTCCAAGTTGGAGACACTGGAATTATGCATTCCAAGCATCACTGCCTCATTGGAAGAGTTCCGTCTTATGTCTAATTTATCAAGATTGTGTCTTTCCCATGTTGAGCTTGATAATGTAGTGCCGCATCTTCGCAACTTGGAAAAGCTGTCATATTTAGATGTTGTTAATTGTTCGATAAGAAATGATGGTCTCGGAGGTCCTCAGGTTGCAGAATTTAAATCACTGGAGCATCTCTCTGCGCATAAATGCAACTTCGTTAACATGAATGTGCTCCTTTCGAAAAAAGTGAGAATGTTGAGCATAAAGGACTGCCACTTGCTCAATGGTTTGCTTGATCTGTCAGAATTGAGGAATCTCTTAGTTTTGGAGCTGACAAACTGCGAGGAAGTAAGCGAGGTTCGAGGTCTCGGAGAAATAGAGTCCTTGGAGGATGCAGTCATCCACAACTGTGATCTCTTGCAAACGTTGGGTGATCTATCGAAGCTGCAAAGGCTCGAAGTTCTCCAAGTGCACTCTTGTGACAATCTCAAAACCATTGAGGGTCTCCATCAAATAAAATCTTTGAAGTTCGTGGAAATCTATGACTGCAGATCCTTAGGAAACTTGCATGACAAATCAAAGTCCAAGAAGCGGAAACACAAACGCCAGATTAAAACATGA
- the LOC116187736 gene encoding TMV resistance protein N-like isoform X2, with translation MKYGYMEEARQSHTKHTELQIELSRSCSLYDVKEMESPVPLAPSEGDLNQLMKALFKNKKVAVIVHDSEQIWEMRLLVGRSSRPVLVIIEDGIISSVNSSSLYRPTTSSSVSSSCRYWPISLSSVSSSSQYRPTTFSSVPSGSQYWPTLFSSIYPSGAYLPTAFSSVSSSSQHRPTTFSSVSLSGRYWPTSSLSVSLSSQSRPTALSVSSSSADWPTALYVSSSSAERPTVVSSVSSSSPYQLPQEQAVHQDTINQVAEETSLFGKTSSLVGGLWDKARAKFGTIGRYAANIKPHLLRGESELSREPPEELSFLEDQITITMNDEATPTEDVKIDSEASATEYEVMLSCNGCGEIIDCLQRNMIKAGISVFIDDKKLHEFGAIGHDLPATPSNFKIYIPIFSKGYASSAWCLSELKHMVDLRARSNSRLEILPIFYDVKPADVGLKTELYTAALKEHKRNLAYESVQPWEGALKEVAGIKGWELRHKDYTKLCRLIVGGVLNKLKVKHKGPYLVGVQDQVESIKNLIDIESRGVSFVAIHGMSGIGKTTLAKVVFDQMSSHFDGSSFLLDVRESSKHEGLKYLQDQLFRDILKKSSGTKKIRERFRKMKVLIVLDDVDEREQIKQLAGKSSWYGSGSRVIVTTRNINVMAVKQDEFDKVLAFEVSAMNQDKALQLFCMHAFGSDAPPYDYYSLSKQIVDHIGGLPLALEILGSSLNRKCQELWGGMLKKLEKIPYHGIQDKLMLSYEALDSETRQIFLDIAMFFDGIEKASPVYMWDACDFFPEMQLEILGFMCLLKTIDRDKFWMHKLVRDLGRELVRRNDSRLWMHLEVLDLLKTEEGEENMEARGICYDQSLWDCTSTNELKSENSLTFLELHGGTFKGEFKRSLSNLKWLSWHSCPLDLKVANLHLNDLVVLDLSRSSISHEWEGWNLIEMAKKLKVLNLTSCKNLIKTPDFSNLMSLERLILEDCEALAEIDASIGKVQCLKYLNIRGCNSLTNLPEELCNQIHLEKIVMRGDGQLFELPAGIGLLTSLSTLEVVNVKFLEGTRPTEVLKQFESLSNLSDCLGLKELPDSLGDLESLQELDLSKVKVAELPNSIGNLRKLKVIKMESSSISMLPSSIGGLENLEELYAGYCNNLRGPITAKIGRLTSLRILDLSFTSISSLPHTINELFCLEKLHLESCDDLEELPELPKSLISLRVKSQKLQKFPSLSELKCLVHLQLFLDVGKHWDQLSDFHVDWSSELSKLETLELCIPSITASLEEFRLMSNLSRLCLSHVELDNVVPHLRNLEKLSYLDVVNCSIRNDGLGGPQVAEFKSLEHLSAHKCNFVNMNVLLSKKVRMLSIKDCHLLNGLLDLSELRNLLVLELTNCEEVSEVRGLGEIESLEDAVIHNCDLLQTLGDLSKLQRLEVLQVHSCDNLKTIEGLHQIKSLKFVEIYDCRSLGNLHDKSKSKKRKHKRQIKT, from the exons ATGAAATATG GATATATGGAAGAAGCGCGCCAATCTCATACCAAGCATACCGAGCTACAAATAGAGCTATCACGCAGTTGTTCACTTTATGATGTTAAAGAAATGGAAAGTCCAGTTCCATTGGCACCTTCGGAAGGCGATCTTAACCAGCTGATGAAAGCATTGTTTAAGAACAAGAAGGTTGCAGTTATTGTCCATGATTCCGAGCAAATTTGGGAAATGAGGCTACTAGTAGGCAGGAGCTCCAGACCTGTCCTTGTTATAATAGAAGACGGAATAATTTCATCAGTCAACTCAAGCAGCCTATACCGGCCTACCACGTCTTCGTCTGTCTCCTCAAGCTGCCGATACTGGCCCATCTCGTTGTCGTCAGTCTCCTCAAGCAGCCAATACCGGCCAACCACGTTTTCATCTGTCCCCTCGGGCAGTCAATACTGGCCGACCTTGTTTTCGTCAATCTACCCAAGCGGCGCATACCTGCCTACCGCATTTTCGTCAGTCTCCTCGAGCAGTCAACACCGGCCTACCACGTTTTCATCTGTCTCTTTGAGTGGCCGATACTGGCCTACCTCATCTTTGTCAGTCTCCTTGAGCAGCCAATCCCGGCCTACTGCTTTATCTGTCTCCTCAAGCAGCGCAGACTGGCCTACTGCTTTATATGTCTCCTCAAGCAGCGCAGAGCGGCCTACCGTGGTTTCATCAGTCTCCTCAAGCAGCCCATACCAGCTTCCTCAGGAGCAGGCGGTGCATCAGGATACCATCAATCAAGTTGCAGAAGAG ACAAGTCTCTTCGGCAAGACAAGCTCACTAGTAGGAGGACTTTGGGACAAGGCGAGAGCAAAATTTGGCACAATTGGCCGATATGCTGCAAATATAAAGCCCCATCTTTTGAGAGGAGAATCTGAACTTTCTAGGGAGCCGCCTGAAGAACTCAGTTTTCTGGAAGATCAAATAACGATAACCATGAACG ATGAAGCTACTCCTACGGAAGATGTAAAGATAGATTCAGAAGCATCAGCAACTGAATATGAAGTAATGctaagctgcaatggttgtGGCGAAATTATTGATTGCCTTCAACGAAATATGATCAAGGCTGGAATCAGTGTGTTCATTGATGACAAGAAGCTCCATGAATTTGGAGCGATAGGACATGACCTTCCAGCAACTCCTAGCAACTTCAAAATCTATATACCTATCTTCTCCAAAGGCTATGCTTCTAGTGCATGGTGCCTCTCTGAACTTAAACATATGGTTGATTTAAGGGCAAGATCCAATAGTAGACTGGAGATCCTACCCATCTTCTATGACGTAAAGCCTGCTGATGTTGGGCTCAAGACAGAATTGTACACTGCTGCTCTAAAGGAACACAAGAGGAACTTAGCTTATGAGTCAGTCCAGCCGTGGGAGGGAGCTCTTAAAGAGGTTGCTGGAATCAAAGGATGGGAACTAAGACATAAAGA TTATACCAAATTATGTAGACTGATTGTTGGAGGAGTTCTTAACAAGCTGAAGGTAAAACATAAGGGTCCATATCTAGTTGGAGTGCAAGATCAAGTGGAGAGCATCAAGAATTTGATAGACATTGAGTCTAGAGGCGTATCCTTTGTTGCTATCCACGGAATGAGCGGGATTGGCAAGACTACTCTTGCAAAGGTTGTCTTCGACCAAATGTCTAGTCATTTTGATGGATCAAGCTTTCTATTGGATGTTCGAGAATCATCAAAACATGAAGGCCTCAAGTATTTGCAAGACCAGCTATTCAGGGACATTCTTAAGAAAAGTAGTGGGACTAAGAAAATTAGAGAGAGATTTCGTAAGATGAAAGTTCTCATAGTCCTTGATGATGTTGATGAGAGGGAGCAAATAAAGCAATTAGCTGGAAAGTCTAGCTGGTATGGATCTGGAAGTAGGGTCATTGTTACAACTAGAAACATAAATGTCATGGCAGTTAAGCAGGACGAATTTGATAAAGTTCTAGCTTTCGAAGTGTCAGCAATGAATCAAGATAAAGCTCTTCAACTGTTTTGCATGCATGCCTTTGGAAGCGACGCTCCTCCATATGACTACTATAGTCTTTCAAAGCAGATTGTTGATCATATCGGTGGACTTCCTTTAGCATTGGAGATCTTGGGCTCATCTCTCAATCGCAAATGTCAAGAATTATGGGGAGGTATGCTGAAGAAGTTGGAGAAAATACCTTATCATGGTATCCAAGACAAATTGATGCTAAGCTATGAAGCTCTGGACAGTGAGACCAGACAAATATTTCTCGATATTGCAATGTTTTTTGATGGCATAGAGAAAGCTAGCCCAGTTTACATGTGGGATGCTTGTGATTTCTTTCCAGAGATGCAACTTGAAATCCTTGGCTTCATGTGTTTGTTAAAAACTATAGACAGGGATAAGTTTTGGATGCATAAGCTTGTCAGAGATCTTGGAAGGGAACTTGTTCGCCGAAATGACAGTAGGTTGTGGATGCACCTGGAAGTCCTAGACTTGTTGAAGACAGAAGAG GGTGAAGAGAATATGGAAGCTCGTGGTATATGCTATGATCAATCTCTGTGGGACTGCACCTCTACCaatgaattgaaaagtgaGAATAGTTTGACGTTCCTCGAATTGCATGGAGGGACCTTCAAAGGAGAATTCAAGCGCTCTCTTTCAAACTTGAAATGGCTTTCTTGGCATTCCTGCCCTCTGGACCTAAAGGTAGCAAACTTACATTTAAACGACTTAGTGGTTCTCGACCTCTCAAGGAGTTCCATTAGCCATGAGTGGGAAGGATGGAACCTAATTgag ATGgcaaaaaagttgaaagttcTGAATCTGACAAGTTGCAAAAACTTGATCAAAACCCCTGATTTCTCAAACCTCATGTCTCTGGAGAGACTCATCCTGGAAGATTGCGAAGCACTGGCTGAAATTGACGCCTCCATTGGAAAGGTACAATGTCTCAAGTACTTGAATATCAGGGGATGCAATTCTCTGACAAATTTGCCAGAAGAACTATGTAATCAGATACATCTGGAAAAGATTGTCATGAGAGGGGATGGTCAGCTTTTCGAGTTGCCTGCAGGAATTGGACTTCTAACGTCCTTGTCTACTCTGGAAGTGGTCAATGTTAAATTCCTAGAGGGTACAAGGCCAACTGAAGTGTTAAAGCAATTTGAGTCTCTTTCTAATTTAAGTGATTGTCTTGGACTCAAGGAACTCCCTGACTCACTTGGAGATCTAGAGTCACTGCAAGAGTTGGATCTGTCAAAGGTGAAAGTTGCAGAATTGCCAAACTCCATTGGAAACTTGAGGAAGTTAAAAGTGATAAAGATGGAATCTAGTTCGATAAGTATGTTACCCAGCTCCATCGGAGGATTGGAGAATCTTGAAGAATTATATGCTGGATACTGCAATAACTTGCGTGGACCAATCACTGCTAAAATTGGGAGATTGACCTCCTTGCGAATTCTAGATCTGTCGTTTACGAGTATCAGTTCATTGCCACATACAATTAATGAGCTGTTCTGTTTGGAAAAACTTCATTTAGAATCCTGCGATGATCTTGAAGAGTTGCCAGAGCTTCCCAAAAGTCTGATTAGTTTGCGTGTCAAATCTCAGAAGCTACAGAAATTCCCGAGTCTTTCAGAGTTGAAATGTCTTGTCCATCTGCAATTGTTTCTTGATGTTGGGAAGCATTGGGACCAACTATCAGATTTCCACGTCGATTGGAGCTCAGAGCTGTCCAAGTTGGAGACACTGGAATTATGCATTCCAAGCATCACTGCCTCATTGGAAGAGTTCCGTCTTATGTCTAATTTATCAAGATTGTGTCTTTCCCATGTTGAGCTTGATAATGTAGTGCCGCATCTTCGCAACTTGGAAAAGCTGTCATATTTAGATGTTGTTAATTGTTCGATAAGAAATGATGGTCTCGGAGGTCCTCAGGTTGCAGAATTTAAATCACTGGAGCATCTCTCTGCGCATAAATGCAACTTCGTTAACATGAATGTGCTCCTTTCGAAAAAAGTGAGAATGTTGAGCATAAAGGACTGCCACTTGCTCAATGGTTTGCTTGATCTGTCAGAATTGAGGAATCTCTTAGTTTTGGAGCTGACAAACTGCGAGGAAGTAAGCGAGGTTCGAGGTCTCGGAGAAATAGAGTCCTTGGAGGATGCAGTCATCCACAACTGTGATCTCTTGCAAACGTTGGGTGATCTATCGAAGCTGCAAAGGCTCGAAGTTCTCCAAGTGCACTCTTGTGACAATCTCAAAACCATTGAGGGTCTCCATCAAATAAAATCTTTGAAGTTCGTGGAAATCTATGACTGCAGATCCTTAGGAAACTTGCATGACAAATCAAAGTCCAAGAAGCGGAAACACAAACGCCAGATTAAAACATGA